The Lujinxingia sediminis genome contains a region encoding:
- a CDS encoding pseudouridine synthase: MAQEMRVQKFLSKAGVCSRRKAEEHMLAGHIKINGKVCKELGTQVDPSRDTVEFQGSVVRLPESYIYVLLNKPANYITSLTDPEGRPVVVDLLPASMPRVWPVGRLDWDSEGLLLLTNDGKLTNLLTHPSHEVAKTYAVKVRGLLTESSPELETLRTGVEIGEGEVTAPAQVRLIRDNGRNTWLEIVIREGKNRQIRRMLEAIERPVMKLRRISIGPLTIDGIASGTFRSLTHAEVLDLYGEVEATIPERAQLSKRAQKREREAIDRGDLPDHRAKKRKNRNK, translated from the coding sequence ATGGCCCAAGAAATGCGCGTCCAGAAGTTTTTGTCCAAAGCCGGCGTCTGCTCCCGGCGCAAAGCCGAAGAGCATATGCTCGCCGGCCACATCAAGATCAACGGCAAGGTCTGCAAAGAGCTCGGCACCCAGGTCGACCCCTCTCGCGACACCGTCGAGTTCCAGGGCTCGGTGGTGCGCCTGCCCGAGAGCTACATCTATGTCTTGCTCAACAAGCCGGCCAACTACATCACCTCGCTCACCGACCCGGAGGGCCGCCCGGTCGTCGTCGATCTTTTGCCGGCCTCCATGCCGCGGGTCTGGCCGGTCGGCCGCCTGGACTGGGACAGCGAAGGCCTGCTGCTTTTGACCAACGACGGCAAGCTCACCAACCTCCTCACCCACCCCTCCCACGAGGTCGCCAAGACCTACGCCGTCAAGGTCCGTGGCCTGCTCACCGAGAGCAGCCCCGAGCTTGAAACGCTGCGCACCGGCGTGGAGATCGGTGAGGGCGAGGTCACCGCGCCGGCCCAGGTCCGCCTGATTCGGGATAACGGGCGCAACACCTGGCTGGAGATCGTCATTCGCGAGGGCAAAAACCGCCAGATTCGTCGCATGCTCGAAGCCATCGAGCGCCCCGTCATGAAGCTGCGCCGCATCTCCATCGGACCGCTCACCATCGACGGCATCGCCTCGGGCACCTTCCGCTCGCTGACCCACGCCGAGGTCCTCGACCTCTACGGCGAAGTCGAAGCCACGATCCCCGAGCGGGCGCAGCTCTCCAAACGTGCCCAGAAACGCGAGCGCGAAGCCATCGACCGCGGCGATCTCCCCGATCACCGCGCTAAAAAGCGCAAAAACCGTAACAAATAA
- the scpB gene encoding SMC-Scp complex subunit ScpB, which produces MTEILDEQTTRARVEALLLAAEEPLSLDRFRDALPAASAEALHKVLRALELEYAGPHRGIHLVRMSGGYQLRTNPDPEIGQAIRKLFETRPVRISRAAMEALAIIAYRQPLTRAEIDEIRGVNSSGVLQTLQEVQLIEVVGRLDDIGKPNLYGTTPRFLDFFGLESIGELPTLEASELQALIEMHNQLEDPEADVEIDHAPDELAPLSDDQE; this is translated from the coding sequence ATGACTGAGATCCTCGACGAACAGACCACGCGCGCCCGTGTCGAAGCCCTGCTGCTTGCAGCCGAAGAGCCCCTCTCGCTCGACCGCTTCCGCGACGCGCTGCCCGCCGCTTCGGCCGAAGCCCTCCACAAAGTGCTCCGCGCGCTGGAGCTTGAATACGCCGGCCCCCACCGCGGCATCCACCTGGTGCGCATGTCCGGCGGTTACCAGCTTCGCACCAACCCCGATCCCGAGATCGGCCAGGCGATCCGCAAACTTTTTGAGACCCGCCCGGTGCGTATCTCGCGGGCGGCGATGGAGGCTCTGGCCATCATCGCCTACCGCCAGCCTCTGACCCGCGCCGAGATCGATGAGATTCGCGGCGTCAACTCCTCCGGTGTCCTTCAGACCCTCCAGGAGGTTCAGCTCATCGAAGTCGTCGGACGCCTCGACGACATCGGAAAACCCAACCTCTACGGCACCACCCCCCGCTTCTTAGACTTTTTCGGCCTGGAGAGTATCGGCGAGCTTCCCACCCTGGAAGCCAGCGAACTTCAGGCTCTTATTGAGATGCACAACCAGCTCGAAGATCCCGAGGCCGACGTCGAGATCGACCACGCCCCCGACGAGCTTGCTCCCCTTTCTGACGACCAGGAATAG